From Chryseobacterium sp. H1D6B, a single genomic window includes:
- a CDS encoding redox-active disulfide protein 2, with the protein MKNEKLAELTDEQLIKSEKQIKGLILVFTGVLIVLLVSIIFLTSKKGFSALTAVPMALIPILVINLNNWNELRKEKKARNLS; encoded by the coding sequence ATGAAAAACGAAAAACTAGCTGAGCTCACCGACGAACAATTAATTAAAAGCGAAAAACAAATAAAAGGACTGATTCTTGTTTTTACAGGAGTTTTAATTGTTTTACTCGTTTCAATTATCTTTTTAACATCTAAAAAAGGCTTTAGTGCATTGACAGCCGTTCCCATGGCTCTGATTCCAATTTTAGTGATCAATCTCAATAATTGGAATGAATTGAGAAAAGAGAAAAAAGCTAGAAACTTATCTTAA
- a CDS encoding PLP-dependent aminotransferase family protein, whose amino-acid sequence MKKEVLYLKIAKIIEDQISTGILNLGDKLPSIRSVQKLYNVSINTVKQAFLELENRSLIEPRAKSGYFVSKTSQRKSSLPTVGELKSVPYEKPPEDLISKVFNTLTNKDIIQFSLGAADKKMLPIAKLNKGITKVIRDLEDCGTGYEPAQGSLNLRRTLAKWSLVLEGKLNEDDFVTTSGTMNAIFNCLFAVTKPGDTVAVETPVYFGILQVIKSLGLKVIEIPSHPITGVDLEALKKVLPKLAACCFVTNFSNPLGSLMPEEHKIELVKMLTHHNIPLIEDDLYGNLFFGKGRPRPCKFFDEAGIVMWCGSVSKTLAPGYRVGWVAPGKFKDKIIRQKLLHTISTPSLYEEVIADFMEHGRYDHHLRAFRNRLYANCLQFQRAVEDYFPEGTKISQPQGGFMLWVEVDQKIDTAELYDTALKENISFAPGRMFTQHNQYNNCMRLNYALEWNERTESGLKTLGNIIKKAM is encoded by the coding sequence ATGAAAAAGGAAGTCTTATATCTTAAAATTGCGAAAATAATAGAAGACCAGATCTCTACCGGAATTCTAAATCTTGGAGATAAACTTCCATCGATCCGAAGCGTTCAGAAGCTGTATAATGTCAGCATTAATACAGTGAAACAGGCTTTTTTAGAGTTAGAGAACAGATCGCTGATAGAACCGAGAGCAAAATCCGGGTATTTCGTAAGCAAAACCTCACAGCGGAAAAGCTCGCTTCCTACGGTAGGGGAACTAAAATCCGTACCGTATGAGAAACCTCCTGAAGATCTTATTAGTAAAGTGTTTAACACGCTTACCAATAAAGATATCATTCAGTTTTCTTTAGGAGCAGCGGATAAAAAGATGCTGCCTATTGCAAAATTAAATAAAGGAATCACTAAAGTAATAAGGGATCTTGAGGACTGCGGAACAGGATATGAACCTGCACAGGGCAGTTTGAATTTAAGAAGAACCCTGGCAAAATGGTCGCTGGTTCTGGAGGGAAAACTTAATGAAGATGATTTTGTGACCACTTCGGGAACGATGAATGCTATTTTCAACTGCCTGTTTGCAGTGACCAAACCCGGAGATACAGTGGCTGTAGAAACGCCTGTCTATTTCGGAATTCTTCAGGTCATCAAATCGCTTGGGTTGAAAGTGATAGAAATTCCTTCACACCCGATAACAGGTGTAGATTTAGAAGCATTGAAAAAAGTACTTCCGAAGCTTGCCGCCTGCTGTTTTGTTACTAACTTCAGTAATCCGCTGGGAAGTCTGATGCCGGAAGAACATAAAATAGAGCTTGTGAAAATGCTTACCCATCATAATATTCCGCTGATCGAGGATGACCTTTACGGAAATCTTTTTTTTGGAAAGGGAAGACCGAGACCGTGCAAATTCTTTGATGAAGCCGGAATCGTTATGTGGTGCGGGTCTGTTTCCAAAACGCTGGCGCCTGGATATAGAGTAGGCTGGGTAGCGCCCGGAAAATTTAAAGACAAGATCATCAGACAGAAATTACTCCACACTATTTCTACTCCATCTTTGTATGAAGAAGTGATCGCCGATTTTATGGAGCACGGAAGATACGACCACCATCTGAGAGCATTCAGGAATAGACTATATGCGAACTGCCTTCAGTTTCAGCGGGCTGTAGAAGATTATTTTCCGGAAGGAACCAAAATATCACAGCCGCAGGGAGGATTTATGCTGTGGGTAGAGGTTGATCAAAAAATTGATACCGCAGAACTCTATGATACTGCACTAAAAGAAAATATAAGCTTTGCCCCAGGAAGAATGTTTACCCAGCACAATCAGTACAACAATTGTATGAGATTGAATTATGCACTGGAATGGAATGAAAGAACAGAATCAGGCTTAAAAACATTAGGGAATATTATTAAAAAAGCGATGTGA
- a CDS encoding GLPGLI family protein, producing MVAVLLLLICCFEGFSQSITTDFAAAYDVEYPIYKKKNTEQFLLYINSKENISYYKSTNQYVLDSLKKEGKISGSDFMDGSKYDTALKEEVLRKNDSFTVYEKIVDAKIKYIEPESLKWTILKDTKTYSGYKTRKAFTYAYGRKWIAWYAEDLPLNYGPYKFCGLPGLIVNIYDEKAAYFFTLKIFKKKIKQVQLPKDNTYKKISKIKAKQISSNSLTDISGMVFDDPNEKRRMQKVIEKMVSESPRIDIE from the coding sequence ATGGTTGCAGTTTTATTGTTATTGATATGCTGTTTTGAAGGTTTTTCTCAAAGTATTACAACTGATTTTGCAGCTGCATATGATGTTGAATATCCTATTTATAAAAAGAAGAATACTGAACAGTTTCTTTTATATATTAATAGTAAAGAGAATATTAGTTACTATAAAAGTACAAATCAATATGTTTTAGATTCTCTAAAAAAAGAGGGTAAAATATCTGGTTCAGATTTTATGGATGGTTCAAAATATGACACAGCTTTAAAGGAAGAAGTGTTAAGAAAGAATGATAGCTTTACAGTATATGAAAAAATAGTTGATGCCAAAATAAAATATATTGAGCCTGAATCCTTAAAATGGACAATTCTTAAAGATACCAAAACATATTCAGGATATAAAACAAGAAAAGCTTTTACTTATGCTTATGGAAGAAAATGGATTGCTTGGTATGCTGAGGATTTACCTCTTAATTATGGACCCTATAAATTTTGTGGTCTGCCTGGACTTATCGTCAACATATATGATGAAAAAGCAGCATATTTTTTTACATTAAAAATATTTAAAAAGAAGATAAAACAAGTTCAGCTTCCAAAAGATAATACATATAAAAAAATTTCTAAAATAAAAGCAAAACAGATAAGCAGTAATTCTTTAACTGATATTAGTGGAATGGTATTTGACGACCCAAATGAGAAAAGAAGAATGCAAAAAGTAATAGAAAAAATGGTGAGTGAGTCTCCAAGAATTGATATTGAATGA
- a CDS encoding NYN domain-containing protein, whose product MNSWKDLVNLHSINPIQKFSYTSGKNSTDGALIIDAMDILHGKSVEGFCIVSSDSDYTGLAKRIREEGLFVMGIGEKKTPEAFVKSCDIFTYTENIAPRTKKESKTEHHKEKENRTEERAKKEIPVPKILQHQSFLSAEDEETILTAFEISANENDVAFISTIGTNIRKIDPSFDSRTYGYPTLSKLFDDLPHFEVVRNETNHPLLKRK is encoded by the coding sequence ATGAATTCCTGGAAAGATCTTGTCAATCTTCATTCCATCAACCCCATTCAGAAATTCTCTTATACAAGCGGTAAAAACTCTACAGACGGCGCACTGATCATTGATGCCATGGATATTCTTCATGGAAAAAGTGTGGAAGGTTTCTGTATTGTTTCCAGCGACAGCGATTATACCGGTTTAGCAAAAAGAATCCGTGAAGAAGGTCTTTTTGTAATGGGTATCGGAGAAAAGAAGACTCCGGAAGCTTTTGTAAAATCATGCGATATATTTACTTATACAGAAAACATTGCTCCAAGAACCAAAAAGGAATCCAAGACAGAGCATCATAAAGAAAAAGAAAACAGAACTGAAGAGAGAGCTAAAAAAGAAATTCCAGTTCCTAAAATACTGCAACACCAAAGTTTCTTATCTGCAGAAGATGAAGAGACCATATTAACGGCATTTGAAATTTCTGCCAATGAAAATGATGTAGCGTTTATTTCCACTATCGGAACCAATATCAGAAAGATTGACCCGAGTTTTGACTCCAGAACCTACGGCTATCCTACTTTATCTAAATTATTTGATGATCTTCCGCACTTTGAAGTGGTACGGAATGAAACCAACCACCCGTTATTGAAGAGGAAATAA
- a CDS encoding S41 family peptidase produces the protein MKKFLLLSVFFLLLFTNSLFSQETPASYVEKAIAIMEQNSVNKKTIDWAAVRKEALKQTEGKKTIRETYPVIRNVLGKLGDQHSKLYEPEVVEAYFKRYKETGKEFPYPKDSLIDKKMAYITVPAIANFNQKDWDEFVTVFYKKVKDLDKKNPKCWIIDVRENDGGMLSPMLKAVYPFLDSDNTIGSIDNASEINFFNYKNSNIYFGKRNIATISIPDITLKNKNKPIYILTSKMTSSSGEFIAASFVGQKNAKIVGTNTQGLTSDNSEFKLPDNAFLVITTGILVDRKKNQYKEVGKGIPADIEVSSKELSDYINKINKL, from the coding sequence ATGAAAAAGTTTCTACTACTCTCCGTATTTTTTCTGTTGCTTTTCACTAATTCTCTTTTTTCACAGGAAACTCCTGCATCGTATGTTGAAAAAGCAATTGCAATTATGGAGCAGAATTCTGTCAACAAAAAGACCATCGACTGGGCAGCAGTAAGAAAAGAAGCTCTAAAACAGACCGAAGGAAAAAAAACAATTCGTGAAACTTATCCGGTAATTAGAAATGTATTGGGTAAACTCGGGGACCAGCATTCCAAACTGTACGAGCCAGAAGTTGTAGAAGCATATTTTAAAAGATATAAAGAAACAGGCAAAGAATTTCCTTATCCAAAGGACAGCCTGATCGATAAAAAAATGGCTTATATTACTGTACCGGCTATTGCCAATTTCAATCAAAAAGACTGGGATGAATTCGTAACAGTATTTTATAAAAAAGTAAAAGACCTTGACAAGAAAAACCCTAAATGCTGGATTATTGATGTCCGCGAAAATGACGGCGGCATGCTGTCTCCTATGCTGAAAGCAGTGTATCCGTTTTTAGATTCTGATAATACAATAGGTTCTATTGATAATGCTTCTGAAATTAACTTCTTCAATTATAAAAATTCAAATATCTATTTTGGAAAACGTAATATAGCAACCATTTCTATTCCTGATATTACTTTAAAAAATAAAAACAAGCCCATCTATATCCTGACAAGTAAAATGACTTCCAGCTCCGGCGAATTTATTGCTGCTAGTTTTGTAGGGCAGAAAAATGCAAAAATAGTAGGAACAAATACTCAGGGATTAACTTCCGACAATTCAGAATTTAAATTACCCGACAATGCTTTCTTAGTGATTACTACAGGAATTTTAGTTGACCGTAAAAAAAATCAGTATAAAGAAGTTGGAAAAGGAATTCCTGCTGACATTGAGGTTTCCAGTAAAGAGTTAAGTGATTACATTAATAAAATTAATAAGCTGTAA